A stretch of Myxococcus hansupus DNA encodes these proteins:
- a CDS encoding NADase-type glycan-binding domain-containing protein yields the protein MMLLSLLLAAAPPLLLEPDAGTANRLHPRRVTASSFLENGWNTHEQNYLPLYIADEDPATAWVEGVKGRGEGESLEWWGPTLTKAKRYRLFLRNGYQKSAKLFRANARPRKVRFEPMVQGETGAQTTGTPLEVELKDVQGWQEVRLPVPAKVEGVRLTLVTTYPGSKYEDTCLSDLRVYVEGDDPYRPEAEAAAFEKVRAFAFERKQAAARTDTGSKVAWAPRFEEEFLWSQSRDWARETPVQVFARFPDEETHRAALAVARETAALFHKVDLQADASEARKSWTRVSSIDDGAQQALARTALSTVNDEGLIEAAGLFHLGDASFTEDDSAQERMQESLEEARANEAHATRSCIEACAKRNDGEAYGCQSECEYDPSVTATQKAVAESQQQFKSGEFVQGSTTEPTAVLRGLTRESGNREVHRTFRQSLVRYTGKKASAVLVSEDGGGILSVHVLEWAKVGGKERIASITSFRVVLGSLRVVRYRPAA from the coding sequence ATGATGCTGCTGTCGCTGCTGCTCGCCGCCGCGCCTCCCCTGCTCCTCGAGCCCGACGCAGGGACCGCGAACAGGCTGCACCCTCGCCGCGTCACAGCGTCCTCATTCCTGGAGAACGGCTGGAACACGCACGAGCAGAACTACCTGCCCCTCTACATCGCGGACGAGGACCCGGCCACCGCCTGGGTGGAGGGCGTGAAGGGGCGAGGAGAAGGCGAGTCGCTGGAGTGGTGGGGCCCCACGCTGACGAAGGCGAAGCGCTACCGCCTCTTCCTGCGCAACGGCTACCAGAAGTCCGCGAAGCTCTTCCGAGCCAACGCGCGCCCGCGAAAGGTCCGGTTCGAACCGATGGTGCAGGGCGAGACGGGCGCCCAGACGACGGGCACGCCGCTGGAGGTGGAGTTGAAGGACGTGCAGGGCTGGCAGGAGGTGCGGCTCCCCGTCCCCGCGAAGGTCGAGGGCGTGCGGCTCACACTCGTGACGACGTACCCCGGCTCCAAATACGAGGACACGTGCCTGAGCGACCTGCGCGTCTACGTGGAGGGAGACGACCCGTACCGGCCGGAAGCAGAGGCCGCCGCCTTCGAGAAGGTCCGCGCCTTCGCGTTCGAGCGCAAGCAAGCCGCCGCGCGCACGGACACCGGGTCGAAGGTGGCCTGGGCGCCACGCTTCGAGGAGGAGTTCCTGTGGTCGCAGAGCCGCGACTGGGCACGGGAGACGCCGGTGCAGGTGTTCGCCAGATTCCCAGATGAAGAGACCCACCGTGCGGCGCTCGCCGTGGCACGGGAGACGGCGGCCTTGTTCCACAAGGTGGACCTCCAGGCGGACGCGTCCGAGGCCCGAAAGTCGTGGACACGGGTGTCCTCCATCGATGACGGAGCCCAACAGGCCCTGGCAAGGACCGCGCTCTCCACCGTGAACGACGAGGGCCTCATCGAGGCCGCCGGGCTGTTCCATCTGGGCGACGCCAGCTTCACGGAAGATGACAGCGCCCAGGAGCGGATGCAGGAGTCGCTCGAGGAGGCACGCGCGAACGAAGCGCACGCCACCAGGTCCTGCATCGAGGCGTGTGCGAAGCGCAATGACGGCGAAGCCTACGGCTGTCAGAGCGAGTGCGAGTACGACCCCAGCGTCACCGCGACACAGAAAGCCGTCGCGGAGTCCCAACAGCAGTTCAAGAGCGGAGAGTTCGTCCAAGGCTCCACGACGGAGCCCACGGCCGTGCTGCGAGGACTGACGCGGGAGTCCGGCAATCGCGAAGTCCATCGCACCTTCCGGCAGTCCCTGGTCCGCTACACGGGCAAGAAAGCGAGCGCCGTGCTCGTGTCCGAGGACGGTGGCGGCATTCTGAGCGTCCACGTGCTCGAATGGGCGAAGGTGGGCGGCAAGGAGCGCATCGCGTCCATCACCTCCTTCCGCGTCGTTCTCGGCTCGCTGCGGGTGGTGCGCTACCGCCCCGCGGCCTAA
- a CDS encoding helix-turn-helix domain-containing protein: MAPAAHTSVRLDDLVRSTANYSAWLEGTSATATQVGVHGFRFDAHHQMTGVVLDTFHILLCLDGHASIRRIMNDSVEVMDLGPGDVLVNPMAMSLRWSWSGAVEVLNIAVHPGYLEDVVRESMGGLVRLRPRAVPYAPDPSLVQLGCDLHREVATPDLLGAQRGARAAGERIALHLLRNYVDVERTGHDRTFSPEERRALLDYVEARLDRPVRVEHLAALVRLGEHHFSRTFRATFGLAPHAWLRERRLERARELLVSTDGSILSIAMATGFADQSHLTRCFGARYGTTPAALRGGRHRPT, encoded by the coding sequence ATGGCCCCCGCAGCGCACACGAGCGTTCGACTCGATGACCTGGTGCGGAGCACGGCCAACTACTCCGCGTGGCTGGAGGGCACCTCCGCGACCGCGACGCAGGTTGGCGTGCACGGCTTCCGGTTCGACGCCCACCACCAGATGACCGGCGTGGTGCTCGACACCTTTCACATCCTCCTCTGCCTGGACGGGCATGCGTCGATTCGTCGAATCATGAACGACTCGGTCGAGGTGATGGACCTGGGCCCTGGCGACGTGCTGGTCAACCCGATGGCGATGTCGCTGCGCTGGAGCTGGTCAGGGGCGGTCGAGGTGCTCAACATCGCGGTGCACCCCGGCTACCTCGAGGACGTCGTCCGTGAATCGATGGGGGGCCTGGTGCGCCTTCGTCCGCGCGCCGTTCCGTATGCGCCCGACCCCTCGTTGGTCCAACTGGGATGCGATTTGCACCGCGAGGTCGCCACGCCCGACCTGCTCGGGGCACAGCGGGGGGCCCGGGCCGCCGGCGAGCGCATCGCGCTCCACCTGCTGCGCAACTATGTCGACGTCGAGCGCACCGGACACGACCGGACCTTCAGTCCCGAGGAGCGGCGGGCGCTGCTGGATTACGTCGAGGCGCGGCTCGACCGGCCGGTGCGCGTCGAGCACCTCGCGGCGCTGGTGCGCTTGGGTGAGCACCATTTCTCGCGCACCTTCCGGGCGACCTTCGGCCTTGCTCCGCATGCCTGGCTGCGAGAGCGGCGCCTGGAGCGTGCCCGCGAGCTCCTGGTGTCCACCGACGGCTCCATCTTGAGCATCGCGATGGCCACGGGCTTCGCGGACCAGAGCCATCTCACCCGCTGCTTCGGTGCGCGCTACGGCACGACCCCGGCAGCGTTGCGTGGCGGCCGCCACCGGCCGACCTGA
- a CDS encoding acyl-CoA synthetase translates to MASIYDLGLEKNDANFVQLTPMTFLARAATVHPERVAIIHGALRQTWRETYARCRRLASALRKRGIGRGDTVAALMPNVPALIEAHFGVPMSGAVLNALNTRFDAQSIAFMLAHGEAKALLVDRELAAVASAAVDRLGRDILVIDVDAPELDLPPAPGLGYETLLAEGDPAFVYAGPDDEWDAICLNYTSGTTGDPKGVVYHHRGAFLNATSNILEWDLPKHPVYLWTLPLFHCNGWCFAWTVAARAGTNVCLRKVDAPTCFDLIREHRVTHYCGAPIVHSMLIAAAAAHGQGVSHRVSGMVAGAAPPAAMIEAMEQLGIDLTHVYGLTEVYGPAAVCEKHESWDALPISERARLNARQGARYHLQEAITVLDPATMQPVPADGETMGEVMFRGNITMKGYLKNPTATRAAFSGGWFHTGDLGVLSPDGYVKIKDRSKDIIISGGENISSIEVEDVLYRHPAVVGAAVVAQPDPKWGETPCAFIELRPGAQATAEDIIAFCKERLSGFKVPRAVVFGPLPRTSTGKIQKFELRARAGSSRAIDG, encoded by the coding sequence ATGGCATCCATCTACGACCTTGGCCTCGAGAAGAACGACGCGAACTTCGTCCAGTTGACGCCGATGACGTTCCTGGCGCGCGCGGCAACCGTGCACCCCGAGCGCGTGGCCATCATCCACGGCGCGCTTCGGCAGACCTGGCGCGAGACGTACGCGCGCTGTCGGCGGTTGGCGAGCGCGCTGCGGAAGCGAGGCATCGGCCGGGGCGACACCGTGGCGGCGCTCATGCCCAACGTGCCGGCGCTCATCGAGGCGCACTTCGGCGTGCCGATGAGCGGCGCGGTGCTGAACGCCCTCAACACCCGCTTCGACGCCCAGAGCATCGCCTTCATGCTGGCGCATGGCGAAGCCAAGGCGCTGCTCGTCGACCGCGAGCTGGCCGCGGTGGCGAGCGCGGCCGTCGACCGGCTCGGACGCGACATCCTCGTCATCGACGTGGACGCGCCCGAGCTCGACCTGCCCCCCGCGCCGGGGCTCGGATACGAGACCCTCCTCGCCGAGGGCGACCCCGCGTTCGTCTACGCCGGCCCGGACGACGAGTGGGACGCCATCTGCCTCAACTACACCTCGGGCACGACGGGCGACCCGAAGGGCGTCGTCTACCACCACCGGGGCGCGTTCCTGAACGCCACCTCCAACATCCTCGAGTGGGACCTGCCCAAGCACCCCGTGTACTTGTGGACGCTGCCGCTCTTCCACTGCAACGGGTGGTGCTTCGCGTGGACCGTCGCCGCGCGCGCGGGGACCAACGTGTGCCTGCGCAAGGTCGACGCGCCCACGTGTTTCGACCTCATCCGCGAACACCGCGTCACCCACTACTGCGGCGCGCCCATCGTGCACTCGATGCTCATCGCCGCCGCCGCCGCGCACGGCCAGGGCGTCTCCCACCGGGTGTCCGGCATGGTCGCGGGCGCCGCGCCGCCCGCCGCGATGATTGAAGCCATGGAGCAGCTCGGCATCGACCTCACGCACGTCTACGGCCTCACCGAGGTCTACGGCCCGGCGGCGGTCTGCGAGAAGCATGAAAGTTGGGACGCGTTGCCAATCTCCGAGCGGGCGCGCCTCAACGCCCGACAAGGCGCGCGCTACCACCTCCAGGAAGCCATCACCGTGCTCGACCCGGCCACGATGCAGCCGGTGCCCGCCGACGGAGAGACGATGGGCGAGGTGATGTTCCGCGGAAACATCACCATGAAGGGCTACCTCAAGAACCCCACGGCCACCCGCGCGGCATTCTCGGGCGGCTGGTTCCACACCGGCGACCTCGGCGTGCTGTCGCCGGATGGGTACGTGAAAATCAAGGACCGGAGCAAGGACATCATCATCTCCGGCGGCGAGAACATCTCGAGCATCGAAGTCGAAGACGTCCTCTACCGGCACCCCGCCGTCGTCGGCGCCGCGGTGGTCGCGCAGCCCGACCCGAAGTGGGGCGAGACGCCCTGCGCGTTCATCGAGCTTCGCCCCGGAGCCCAGGCCACCGCCGAGGACATCATCGCCTTCTGCAAGGAACGGCTGTCCGGATTCAAGGTGCCGCGCGCGGTCGTCTTCGGCCCGCTGCCCCGGACCTCGACCGGGAAGATTCAGAAGTTCGAGCTGCGCGCCCGCGCAGGCTCGTCACGCGCCATCGACGGCTGA
- a CDS encoding enoyl-CoA hydratase/isomerase family protein, translating into MSEFGLIEITEKDDVFTIEIAGLNGKTHAGLARVFRRAHESDARVVVVTGKDKSFLAPEKYEFEWVKKLGIYKDMLQIFKEAEDIVRDQINCEKVTIAKVYAPGAHSMGASIALACDFVYASEDATFSDPHLSGFGVPPGDGGALLWPTRIGLSRAREFLMTDRACTAKEAYEIGLINKVAPVDQLDAEVDALIKKLLSYDPLGLKMTKKWLNQYLQQNMNIVGMGSLFAEGMVLASGNFAQKTEAYGKQLEAEGKRKG; encoded by the coding sequence ATGTCGGAGTTTGGCCTTATCGAAATCACCGAGAAGGACGATGTCTTCACCATTGAAATCGCGGGCCTCAACGGAAAGACCCATGCCGGCCTTGCCCGGGTCTTCCGCCGGGCACACGAATCCGATGCCCGGGTCGTGGTCGTCACCGGAAAGGACAAGTCCTTCCTCGCGCCCGAGAAGTACGAGTTCGAGTGGGTGAAGAAGCTCGGCATCTACAAGGACATGCTGCAAATCTTCAAGGAGGCCGAGGACATCGTCCGCGATCAGATCAACTGCGAGAAGGTCACCATCGCCAAGGTGTACGCGCCGGGCGCGCACAGCATGGGCGCGTCCATCGCGCTGGCCTGTGACTTCGTCTACGCGAGCGAGGACGCCACCTTCAGCGACCCGCACCTCTCCGGCTTCGGCGTCCCCCCGGGCGACGGCGGCGCGCTGCTGTGGCCCACCCGGATTGGTCTGAGCCGGGCCCGTGAGTTTCTGATGACTGACCGCGCCTGCACGGCGAAGGAGGCCTACGAAATCGGCCTCATCAACAAGGTCGCGCCCGTGGACCAGCTCGACGCCGAGGTCGACGCGCTCATCAAGAAACTCCTGTCGTACGACCCGCTCGGTCTGAAGATGACGAAGAAGTGGCTCAACCAGTACCTGCAGCAGAACATGAACATCGTCGGCATGGGCTCGCTCTTCGCCGAAGGCATGGTGCTCGCGAGCGGCAACTTCGCGCAGAAGACCGAGGCTTACGGCAAGCAGCTCGAGGCTGAAGGCAAGCGCAAGGGTTGA
- a CDS encoding helix-turn-helix domain-containing protein — protein sequence MILQMQSHLLLGGGRALYVGSFHELPRHRFAANAVLVGLDDAFDLIDDDGRVEHHEATFVRGWQWHSLDFRGGRAAMLFLEPGAGLRHQVDASVLRAAVETALAARKPEPWSELFQNALNLGPSPLSVDARIARVAELLSTPDAAPADAVTLSQQVGASTSLVEHRFKEQVGVPIGAFRAWYRMEAATSLALKGRSLTEVAHAAGFYDSAHFSRLFRGMFGMPPSKVFTQGLTGAVFESRGAEVSR from the coding sequence ATGATTCTGCAGATGCAGAGCCACCTGTTGCTGGGCGGGGGAAGAGCGCTGTACGTCGGCAGCTTCCACGAGTTGCCGCGGCACCGGTTCGCCGCCAACGCCGTGCTCGTGGGGCTGGATGATGCGTTCGACCTCATCGACGACGACGGCCGCGTCGAGCACCATGAGGCCACCTTCGTGCGTGGGTGGCAGTGGCACTCGCTCGACTTCCGTGGCGGGCGCGCCGCGATGCTGTTCCTGGAGCCGGGCGCGGGGCTTCGCCACCAGGTCGACGCCAGCGTGTTGCGCGCCGCCGTCGAAACCGCCCTGGCCGCGCGAAAGCCGGAGCCCTGGTCCGAGCTGTTCCAGAACGCGTTGAATCTAGGCCCCAGTCCACTGTCGGTCGACGCACGCATCGCACGCGTCGCCGAGCTGCTCTCCACGCCTGACGCCGCGCCCGCGGATGCGGTGACGCTGTCACAACAGGTGGGGGCCTCCACGTCCCTGGTCGAACACCGGTTCAAGGAGCAGGTCGGTGTCCCGATCGGTGCGTTTCGCGCCTGGTATCGGATGGAAGCGGCCACCTCGCTCGCGCTCAAGGGCCGAAGCCTCACCGAGGTCGCGCACGCCGCGGGCTTCTACGATTCGGCGCATTTCTCCCGGCTGTTTCGAGGAATGTTCGGCATGCCGCCCTCGAAGGTCTTCACCCAGGGCCTCACGGGCGCCGTCTTCGAATCGCGAGGCGCCGAGGTGAGTCGATAA